The sequence GTGCTGCGGTATCGGTCTGGCGCCCGGTCGTCGGGTCTCATTCAGAGAGAATTCATGGAAAAACTGATCTTGTTTGTTGCAGAACAGTGGATGCTGGTTGGCGGTCTGCTGTCCTGTGTGATGTTGCTGAGCTTCCACGAGTCGCGCCGCGCCGGGAAGCAGCTTACCCCGCATCAAGTAGTGTCGCTGGTGAATCAGGAAAGCCCTGTGCTGCTGGATTTGCGTGATAAGGGCGATTACAACAAAGGCCACATCATCGACTCGGTGAACTTGCCTTATGCCAAGCTCGACGGCGAGATTGAGCGTGTTGCCAGTGATAAATCCAAACCGGTCGTGCTGATCTGCAAGCTTGGTCAGCATTCCAGTGCGGCCGGGAAGAAACTGGCCGCTATGGGTTACAGTCAGGTTTACCGCCTTAAAGGTGGTGTCGGCGAATGGCAGGCAATGCAAATGCCTTTGGTAAAAAGCTGAGTCGGATGCCGCGATGCGTGATGTAACCATTTATACCACCCGCTTCTGCCCCTACTGCGTGCGTGCCAAACAGTTGCTGACGCACAAGCAAGTGGCGTTCAAGGATATTCCCGTCGATGGCCGCAGTGACCTGCGCCAGGATTTGCTGCAGCGCACCGGGCAGCGAACTGTGCCGCAGATATGGGTGGGCGACACCCATGTCGGTGGCTGTGATGAACTGTTTGCGCTGGAGCGCGCAGGCAAGCTGGACGCCATGCTGGCCGACGGCTAATAAAACGATAAACCTTTTCAGGAGTTGAGACTCGACAATGGCTGAACAAGACAACGCCCAAGCCCAACAAACCGCCCCCAAATTTGCTTTGCAGCGTCTGTACGTAAAAGATTCATCTTTTGAGTCGCCGTCCAGCCCAGCCGTTTTTTCCAAGGTCTGGAAGCCGAAAATGCACGTCGACCTGAATACTCGCAGTCAGCCTGCTGCAGATAACGTGTATGAAGTGACGTTGACAGTAACAGTGACCGCCAAGCTGGAAGAAGACGAAACGGCGTTTCTGGTGGAAGTCCAGCAAGCCGGTCTGTTCATTGCCGAAGGCATTGAAGGTGAGGCATTGACGCAACTGCTGGGCATCGCCTGCCCGAATATGCTGTTCCCTTATGTACGCGAAGCGGTTGATGCCCTGGCTGTAAAAGGTGGCTTCCCGGCGCTGGCACTGCAGCCCGTCAACTTTGAAGCGCTCTATCGCCAAGCCAAGCAACAGGCCGAGCAGAAAGCGGCCGAAGCTGGCGACAGTGCCACGACTCACTAGTCGATGACTGCCGGGGTGT comes from Spongiibacter tropicus DSM 19543 and encodes:
- a CDS encoding rhodanese-like domain-containing protein, with product MEKLILFVAEQWMLVGGLLSCVMLLSFHESRRAGKQLTPHQVVSLVNQESPVLLDLRDKGDYNKGHIIDSVNLPYAKLDGEIERVASDKSKPVVLICKLGQHSSAAGKKLAAMGYSQVYRLKGGVGEWQAMQMPLVKS
- the grxC gene encoding glutaredoxin 3 — translated: MRDVTIYTTRFCPYCVRAKQLLTHKQVAFKDIPVDGRSDLRQDLLQRTGQRTVPQIWVGDTHVGGCDELFALERAGKLDAMLADG
- the secB gene encoding protein-export chaperone SecB; translated protein: MAEQDNAQAQQTAPKFALQRLYVKDSSFESPSSPAVFSKVWKPKMHVDLNTRSQPAADNVYEVTLTVTVTAKLEEDETAFLVEVQQAGLFIAEGIEGEALTQLLGIACPNMLFPYVREAVDALAVKGGFPALALQPVNFEALYRQAKQQAEQKAAEAGDSATTH